The window TAGAACCACAAATAAACTTCATTGAAGGGAATTTAATGAAAcattactaatataattaagagTACTGAACCTTGCTGGCAACGAGAGGGGCGCGTTCGCCTGGTATTGTTACATCAGGAAGGTAAGTGAAATCGGACGCGATTAAGGACATCTTTGGTAAGGCGCCATGTAGAACTTGTAGGAGTTTCTGTATATTTCAGTGTAGTATAATTGCATAAATATGTGAATCCAGAACAACTGTAAGAATtggaaatattattaaaagatCTTACTAAACAACCGGTTGGTAGCCAGCTTCTTCGAGGCCTCGGGAACACTTTAGCCAAAAAACTTTGAGCGATTGAACCCATCCTGCTTCCATGAGGTTTACCGTCTTTTGCCAAATCCAGGATTTCCATGCAACTTTCAATAAGTGAATCTTCCAAAGGCTTATACAGCTCAGAGAGTTCGGGCCTATTGACGAACACATGAAGACAAACAGAAAATAGTAAATTACTTTGATATAAATGCAGTATATAACACGCAAAACGAGCAAAGCAAAGAACATCCATTCCAAGTAAAAGGTAAATCAGAATTACTTGTCATGTCTTTTTTCAACCCAAACTTCCATCCAAGGTGAGACTTGATCCTTAGAATAGATTAGATCATGTGGAAGATTATCAAGCACCTGCAAAAGTTTATCAGACAAACGACCCATATGCTGGTTATAGATTTTTCATGTCAATAATAAGAATATCCAAACTTGTGTTATCTAACCAGTCAATTCTCGATCCTAAGTTTACATACCTCCAGCATTATCACCCAACATGGTTGTTGCTCAGAACCTGTTACAACAGACATAAGTTCAGACTAAGCCCTGGTTCCCAAACATTTTTTGTTCTTCATAATTCATGTATAGATGAAACAACAACTTAACAAAGGCGGCATCAATAAAGCAGGCATACCCCATCCACTTGGATCAGCAGCATCACGACATTCTACCCTGAACTTTTTCGCGTGGCTACTAACTTCTCCGACAGTTTCCAGCTGCTTTTTGGCCAGCGAAGAACTAATTTCCACTGAACTGAAACATATCACattattacaattattatctacaaatatctcaaaagtataacatcccaaaataaaattctattaTAATGCCTTATTTGGGAAATATCAACCCTACTTCAAAATcttcaaaaattcatatcaGTATTCCATCTAGTTCTAAGTTTAATCGGTACTGGATAACCGAATACCAGGGGCGGAGCCAGCATGTATGGAGCTGGGTCAAATGCCCCCCCTCATGCCTTCAACactattgtatttttatatataaattctcaattatattaacaaaatacaCTAAATGCCCCTctcaaatacataaaatttttctacataatatatttttgcccctcTTCAAGTGAAATCCTAGCTCCGCCCCTGCCGAATACATTGTATACTTCATGTATTAACCTAGGGGTGGTTGTGGTATATTATTAGCCAAGCATGCTAAGGAAATAGAGGCACCAGTAAAACAGACGAGCCAAAAATCTTCTCAACAGCATGTATCAGGACATTACATACATATATTGCATACTATCATAAATTCTTGAAGGTGCATTCACTTTTATGTAATCCATTACACCCCTCGCACAGGTTCCTGATCCCCCTCCGATCTCATATATCTGAAATACAatgtaacaaataaaaatgtttataGGAAGAGGGATGAGGTGAGCATggacaaaatatgatcaatCAGATTTTCCAGAACTTACAACTTTTGCAGAAGACAAAATTAAGCCAGATATTGCCATACGAAtctaaactttttattttacagcAATAAGCATGCCAACCAGGACTCTAACTATACCACAGCCTTGGAATTTCGGACAGATGGTTAAAGTACTAATTGTATTGCCATTGTCTATTCCTAGTTTAATATGATCTAAAACCAGAGTGAATCTGCATATGAATCATGATAGGAGTACAAGATATTCACATGTTTGTCTATCTACTCAAAAAATGATGCACTTACTTTTAGTGGAACAGATAGGTTAGTAGTCCGGAGAATTGCTTCAGCTATTCCATGGGCATACCAAGGCTTCAAAAAGAACAGATATTAACATAATAAGCAATGAAAATAGTGAGAAACAAAAGccagtattatttttcaaaaatgtatAACATGCAGAAATAATGCCGTATGTTCAGATAGGTTATTCTTCACATTAGCCCCCTACTTCACTATCAAACAAGAAGTTTGAAATAAGGTGATACTTTTGCATCTCAATCATCGAACTTTACCTTAAAAAGCTCCACCGGGGTAAACCAAGATATATCGTTCTGCTTGTAGATAGCATCCACGTGCTTTGTATAAGCTTTCCGGCCTTCAAATTTGTTGCACTTTGAACAGTTAGAGcacatacataaaaataactcCAAGGCATCCAAGCAAGAGAGTTGTAAGACCAAATGCTTGAAAATCCATTTAATAGTTCCCAAGGCCCATAATGTGATCTATGTCATACTGAAATTTTGTATTACACTAAACTATGAGAGAGGGGTAACTACTGAGTAGCAACCCTCAGCTCAATAACGAAGAATGTCAACATGTGAATTTAGCACACTGAAATGGATATCCTTTCTTGCTACAAATATACATAAAGAACTATCAAGCCACCAGGGTATACAACAGCCCACAATCTTGGTAATCGTGAGCTTCTAAATGTTAGTTTTGCTTCGAAATCAACAAGCACCCCTTTTTCACATGAGTAAAATATTCTTGACAAAATCATCCATTGGAAAGGTTAATCAAGCTGGCAGATAATATATCAGAAACACTCTCGATTCAAAACACAATCACAACCTTCCTTAGCTCAACCTCGCAACACCCTAAGCCaagaagtaataacatgatttatatctcaaaaaaatctaacaaaaattaaatatccacAAACATGTCAGCTAACCGTCGAGCTGATTGAACTTAATGCTTCGATCAAGCACTCCAACTGAGTCCGACCTTTGAGAAAAATATCCATGTTCTGGATCATACAAAGCCGCACGAATAAAATCCCTAACcttcaacattcaaaaaaACGTTGAACAAAATGAGAGcccaaaattccaaaatcaatTCTTTAGCTGAGACAAAGAGGAGAGATTACGAGAACTGGGGATTCACCAACGAAGTTTGTGGAGAAGTAGGCCGGGGAAAATGGATTTACTGCAAAAACGAAAACTGTTTAGTGAATTCACACAAAATTGAA is drawn from Salvia hispanica cultivar TCC Black 2014 chromosome 6, UniMelb_Shisp_WGS_1.0, whole genome shotgun sequence and contains these coding sequences:
- the LOC125192730 gene encoding uncharacterized protein LOC125192730 isoform X2; this encodes MAARIASSRSLSSFLFSPRVNPFSPAYFSTNFVGESPVLVRDFIRAALYDPEHGYFSQRSDSVGVLDRSIKFNQLDGRKAYTKHVDAIYKQNDISWFTPVELFKPWYAHGIAEAILRTTNLSVPLKIYEIGGGSGTCARGVMDYIKVNAPSRIYDSMQYISVEISSSLAKKQLETVGEVSSHAKKFRVECRDAADPSGWGSEQQPCWVIMLEVLDNLPHDLIYSKDQVSPWMEVWVEKRHDKPELSELYKPLEDSLIESCMEILDLAKDGKPHGSRMGSIAQSFLAKVFPRPRRSWLPTGCLKLLQVLHGALPKMSLIASDFTYLPDVTIPGERAPLVASKKDGTNSDHNSYLDAKGDADIFFPTDFCLLEDIDHYCSGWLKPTEAKPLKIGKKRRTLMLDTSSFMEEFGIPSKTRTKDGYNPMLDDFKNTKFYLSVPTHNTK
- the LOC125192730 gene encoding uncharacterized protein LOC125192730 isoform X1, which codes for MAARIASSRSLSSFLFSPRVNPFSPAYFSTNFVGESPVLVRDFIRAALYDPEHGYFSQRSDSVGVLDRSIKFNQLDGRKAYTKHVDAIYKQNDISWFTPVELFKPWYAHGIAEAILRTTNLSVPLKIYEIGGGSGTCARGVMDYIKVNAPSRIYDSMQYISVEISSSLAKKQLETVGEVSSHAKKFRVECRDAADPSGWGSEQQPCWVIMLEHMGRLSDKLLQVLDNLPHDLIYSKDQVSPWMEVWVEKRHDKPELSELYKPLEDSLIESCMEILDLAKDGKPHGSRMGSIAQSFLAKVFPRPRRSWLPTGCLKLLQVLHGALPKMSLIASDFTYLPDVTIPGERAPLVASKKDGTNSDHNSYLDAKGDADIFFPTDFCLLEDIDHYCSGWLKPTEAKPLKIGKKRRTLMLDTSSFMEEFGIPSKTRTKDGYNPMLDDFKNTKFYLSVPTHNTK